The nucleotide window TCGGATGCCTCTCCAGAACTCTGTAAATGCCTCCCAAAAACTTTGGTCGGCCGTCCAGAGTTCTGGATGGTCGACCGGAAAACTCCAGGGTGCCATCCAGAACTCTGGATGAGGCTCCGGAAAAAATAGGAGGGCCTTCCAGAGCTCTGAACGAGGGGCCAGAAAACTTCGGGACATAAAACAGACTTCTGGCTGGAAGACCGGAGTTTTTAGATAGGATTCCCAGAATATTATCGGTAGCTAGGGAAGAGTTTAACCTTCACTTCATTACCGTTTTATGTTATCATTTGACAAGATTTTTGGCGACTGGTTCGCCGATGATGCCATCAGCTTTGAGGAGCTGGAGGCGGGCACGCGCGACCACCTGGAGCGGCTGCGCCAGGGTAACGACCAGGGCCGTTTTACGACCTTGATTACGGCCACCGAGGCCCGCTACGAGGCATATTTCGGGCAGCGCAGTCAGGCGGGCACGGCCCGCAGCAGCGGCAAGGGCAGCACCCTAACCCTGGGCACGGCCCGACAGCAGCTGGTCGACTGGCTGGCAGGCCCCGGCCGCGACTACGTCGATTACAAGCTGCAGGACAAGGCCCAGCGTCTGCGTTTCTACCCCAATGGCTCCAACGAGTATCACCAGGCCGACCACCCCGCCTGGCCCGGCCTGCTGGAGCGCTTCGATAAGGCCCTGGCCGAGCTGGGCAGCAAGTTCGAGGCCGACTTCAAGACCACCTACACCCAGCACCGCGACGCGCTGCTGGCTGCCCTCAAATTGCAGACGGGGCAGAAGAAGGCCCAGGCCGACGCCCGCGTGGGTACCCGCGCCGAGCGTGACCTGCTTACCCGGCAGCTCTCCCGCAACGCCCGGCAGCTGGGCCTGGTCTTCGACGAGCACCCCGGGCAGGCCGCTACCTACTTCGATAAGAAGTATTTCAACCAGCACCAGCCCGCCGCCAAAGCGCCGGCGGTGAAGCCAGTGTCGCCCTCGTTGAACTAGCCCGCTCCGCGTCGCCTCCTTTATCCTCACTATCCGAATTGCAGCTATCCGGCGCCCGGTTTCCCCAGTGGAAGCCGGGCGTTTTTGTTGGTGAGTAAGTGTTAGTTGGGTTATCGCTCTTCACCTGAAAAAAGCAAAATCCCGCCGCCGCTGTTTAACCAACCGCGGCGGTGCAGTGCCACCGCTTAACCCACACAACCGTTCTCAACTATGAACATTGGAATCATCGGCGCCGGCCAAATCGGCAGCGCTCTGGCCGTGCGGCTCACCAGCCTCGGTCATACGGTATATATCGCCAACTCCCGCGGCACCGAGACCCTGACGGACCTGGCCCAGAAAACCGGCGCTACGGCCGTTACGGCCCAGGAAGCGGCCCAGCGCGGCACCGACCTGATTGTGGTGACTATTCCGCTGGAAAACATTCCCAAGCTGCCCAAGGACCTGCTGGCAAACGTACCGGCCGAAGTGCCCGTTATTGACACGAGCAACTATTACCCCATGCTGCGCGACGGCCACATCCCCGAGCTGGAAACCGGCGACCTGACCGAAAGCGGTTGGGTGCAGCAGCACCTGGGCCGCCCCCTGGTGAAGGTGTTCAACAACATCTTCGCCGCCCACCTCGAAAACAACGGTAAGCCCGCCGGCACGCCCGGCCGCATTGCCCTGCCCGTGGCCTCCGACGATGCCGCGGCCAAGCAGAAAGTAATGGCCCTGGTGGAAGAGCTGGGCTTCGACGCCCTGGACGGCGGCACGATGCGCGAGTCGTGGCGGCAGCAGCCCGGCGGCCCTATCTACTGCAACGATTTGCCCGCCGACCAGGTGGAGCATCACCTGGCTAGCCTCGGCACCGAGCGCACGGAAGCCCAGCACGCCGAGTTCCTGGCCAACCATAACGCGGCTGAAAAGCACATGGAAGCCCAGGGCATCAAGCTGAAGTAGCCGGAGGCCGAATACTACCGGTCTAAAAACGGCTTAAAGCCAGCCTGACGTTCTACCGTCAGTGAAGCTATTATAGGAAGTGTCATCCTGAGCAGAGCGAAGAACCTTATCACATGGGAACGACTCGTGCAGACGTGATAAGGTCCTTCGCACTGCTCAGGATGACAAATAATTGCCTGCAAAAAACCTTCTACCCAGCTTCAATTCTACATCCGTGCTTCCGCTGCTTTATATAAACGGCTGCAATGAGGCATTCACAAAAAAGGGAAGCTGATTAGCTTCCCTTTTTTATTGGAGCAAACGATGTTCAGGGCTGAAACGCCACCCGTACGCAGTTGTCTGTTTTGTGCTTGAACATGTCGTAACCCTCGGGGCCGCGCTCCAGCGGCCAGCGGTGGGTGAGCAGGTAGGCGGGGTCGACGGCGCCGGCCTGCACGTAGTCGAGCAGGCGCGGAATGTATTTCTGGGCGTGCATCTGGCCCATGCGGAAGGTCAGGCCTTTGTTCATGGCCGCGCCCATCGGGAATTTGTCGATCAGGCCGCCGTACACTCCCACGATGCTGAGCGTGCCGCCTTTCCGGCAGGCCATGATGGCCTGGCGCAGCACCGCGGGCCGGTCGGTTTCGATTTTAAGCTGCTGCTTCACCAGATCATAATAGTGCTCGGCGCCGGGGGAGTGGGCTTCCATGCCTACGGCGTCGATGCAGCGGTCGGGGCCGCGGCCCCCGGTCATTTCCTTCAGCGCTTCCAGAATGTCAACCTCCTCGTAGTTGAGCGTTTCGGCCCGGGCGTAGGTGCGGGCCATGGCGAGACGTTCGGGAAACCGGTCGATGGCAATAACGCGGGAAGCGCCGAGCAGGTAGGCCGAGTGCATGGCCATCTGGCCCACGCCGCCGGCGCCCCACACGGCCACAATGTCGCCGGGCTCGATGCCGCACATATCGGCCGCCATGAAGCCCGTGGGAAAGGCATCGGAACAGAACAGGGCGCTTTCGTCGCGCACACCGTCGGGAATGATAAAGCAGCCGTTTTCGGCGAAGGGCACCCGGATGTACTGGGCGTGGGAGCCGGAGTAGCCGCCAAAGGCGTGGGAGTAGCCAAAAATACCGGCTCCCGGGTAGCCCAGGGCTTTTTCGGCCACGGCGGCGTGGGCGTTGCCGTTGTCGCAGAGCGAGTACTGGCCCGTGTCGCAGAACCAGCAGCCGCCGCAGGCCACCACCGACGCTACTACCACCCGGTCGCCGCGTTTCATCTTTTTCAGGGCGGGGCCTACTGCCACCACTTCGCCCATAAACTCGTGGCCGATGACGTCGCCCTCGCGCATGGTGGGCACGTAGCCGTCGAGCAGGTGCAAATCGGAGCCGCAGACCGACGACAGGCCCACCCGAATAATGGCGTCGTGCGGGTTCAGAATTTCCGGGTCGGGAATTCGCTCCACGCTTAATTTATTGGTGCCTACCCAGCAGAGTGCTTTCATAGTCAGAAGGAGTTAGTTGGATAACAATACAATAGGGCGGGGCGGCCTAGCCTTTATCGTGCCCGCGGCCCGAGGACTGGCCTTCGATGGTGGGTACTTCGCCGGTTTCCAGCATCATCTTGAAGCGGCGGATGTCGCTGCGAATGAACTCGGCCAGGGCCGGGTTCAGGAGCTTGGCTACGCCCTGGCCCAGGGTGCCGAGCGGGGCCCGGTAGTGCATCACCACCTGCAGCTCGGTGCCCTTGTTGCCCTCGGCCTGCCGAAACCGCACTTCCCCCGACTGGTCGACCTGGGAGCCGGGCAGCGACTGGTAGGCAATCAGGCGGTTGGGCTCGTCCCGGATTATTTCCGAATCCCAGGCTACCGTGCCCAGGCCGCCGGGAATACGCGCCACCCAGTGCGAATGGCGTTCATCCAGCTCCTCGATGCTTTCGATGTGCTCCATGAAGGTCGGCAGGTTCTCGAACCGCCGCCAGTAGCCATACACCTGGTCTATGTCATGGTAAACAGTGAAGGTTTCCTTGATTTCGATAGGCGCGGGCTGCTTGGTCGCCGAGTCGCGCCCGAACACGCTGTTGAGCGGGCAATACCCCGTAGCGCCCCGCAGGGCCAGGCTGGTGCCCAGTGCGGCCAGCCCCACGCCACTTGCCTTTGATTTACTTCGAGTGCCCGCATAAGCCAGGACCGCCCCGGCCAGGGCGGAAAGCACGCGCTCCGTAGGGCCCACATTCACGTGGGAAGTGCCCGTAGCGGGCGTTCGGGGCCGGTAGCCGGCAGATTCTGCGTAGGCGCGAGAAGAACGTTTTTTTGCAGCCATAAGCTATTAGATTTTTGATATATATCCTGGGGCTTACGAAGCTGTTTTGAGCTGGTTCTCAACAGTAAGGCAGGTTTTTTATCGGTCGGCTGCCAAAACCCAACAGTAGAGACGCGTGCTAACCGGCCCGCCGTCTAGTGTCATCCGAGCGGTTACTGGGCCTAGTATGGTGCGGGCAGGTAGTTTGAGCCTGGCTGGCCGTTACTGCGCATCCCGAGAAAATCTGCGCGGCGCGGTTCGTTCTAAAGTGCCCCGCCCGAAAAAGCAAAATGCCGACCTGCGCTGTTTAACCACCTGCGGCGGCGCAGTGCCAACGCTTAACCATGCAAACTACCCCGACTATGAACATTGGAATTATCGGCGCCGGCCACATCGGCAGTGCCCTCACCGTGCGGCTTACCGGCCTGGGCCATACCGTTTACGTTGCCAATTCCCGTGGCCCCGAGACCCTGCAGGACCTGGCCCAGAAAACTGGCGCTACGGCCGTTACGGCCGAGGAAGCCGTTCAGCGCGGCACCGACCTCATCGTAGTGACCATTCCGCTCAAGAACATTCCAGACTTGCCCCAGGGCCTACTAGCAGGTGTGCCAGCCGAAGTGCCCGTCATCGATACCAGCAACTACTACCCCATGCTGCGCGACGGGCAGATTCCGGAGTTGGAAACCGGCAGCCTGACCGAGAGTGAATGGGTGCAGCAGCACCTGGGCCGCTCCGTGGTAAAGGTGTTCAACAACATCTACGCCCACCACATCGAGCAGAAAGGGCAGCCCGCGGGCACGCCCGGCCGCATTGCCTTGCCCGTAGCCTCCGACGATGCCGCGGCCAAACAAAAGGTAATGGCCCTGGTGGAAGAATTAGGCTTTGACGCGGTGGATGCTGGTACCCTGCACGAGTCGTGGCGGCAGCAGCCGGGCACGCCCGCGTACGGCGCCGACCTGCCGGCCGATAAGCTGCGCGAGAACCTGCAGAGCCTCGGCACCGAGCGCACGGAGGCCCAGCACGAGGAGTTCAAGGCCAACCATGCCCAGCAAGAGCAGGCCATGGCGGCCCAGGGCATCAAGCTGAAGTAGCAGCTGGCGGGCTTTCCGGCCAGGAAAGCCCTGCGTTTTCGGCACCCATAGAAGCGCTGCCCCGAGGTATCGAGGCGGCGCTTTTTATTTCGGCGCAGCATCTTAACCCTTCCTCTACTACTTTTAGCCCGTTACTTATCCGTTGCCTTCTATGAAACCCGAATTTCAAGATCTGCCGCTTGTCGACAACAGCGGCAGCCACCGCTTCGAGCTGACCGTAAATTATTCCACCGCCTTTATGGAGTACGGCGACCGGGAAGAAGCCCTGGCCCTGTTTCACACCGAAGTGCCGGCCCAGCTGGAAGGGCAGGGGGTAGGCTCGGCCCTAGTGGAGAAAGTGCTGGCCGAAGTCGAGCGGCGGGGGCAACTGCTGATTCCGCTGTGCCCCTTTGTGACCAGCTACCTGAAGCGCCACCCCGAGTGGCAGCGGCTGGTGGCTCCTGGTTACCAGCGCTGGTTTCAGCCAGCTGCGCAATAGCCCTCGGCCAAAAACCGATAAGCTGGGTTGCCTCCGAAAGCCGGCATAAGCGGGCCGGGGCGGGCCGTTACGGCCTTGCTGAATGAGAAGCGCAAGTACCCTTTGCCGCCGCGGCGCACTAGATAGTATCCTTTTTCTGTATTCCTTACCCTAGCTGTCAAGCTCCATGAAATCCTTTTCTCTGCCGGCGGTCCTGCTCTGCCTGGCTTCCTGCCAAAGTGCCCCTTCTGCTGAAAAAGCTATTCCTGCGGCTACCCCGCCCAGCCAGACTACCGCTGCCGAGCCAAAAAATCCGGAGCATATCGAGGCGAACATGGTAACCGTCAACGGCAAGCCGCATGAGCACCTGACGACCCAGCTGCTGATCAGTCAACTGGGCCGCCCCGACAGCATTGCTAAAGGCGCCGTGGAGTGCGGCGGCGAGCTGGAAACGGTGAACAATGCCAACGCCGACGTCTGGTATTATGGCAAAACCTGCTACGAAGTGGCCGGTACCCAGGCCGTACTCAGCAGCTTCGATGTGACGACGGGCAAGTTTCAGGGTAAGGTAGGCAAGCTCGTGCTCAACCAGAATACCACTCTGGAAGATGTCCGCCGCTACTATCCCGTTTCGGCCAAGGAGGCCGAGACGCCTGCCACCGGCCGGCCGGGTGAGGAAATGGGTATACCCTTTTATCACAACGGAACCCCAGTAGATGCTTCTCTTAATTTGATATTCAAAAATGGCCGCCTGCAGGAAGTCGAGTTTTTCCAGCCCTGCTAACGGGTAGTCCTTGCTGGCGGGGCATCATTTGCCTCGCCGGTGCGGGCTATAAGCCACTCCTGTAAGTAGCAGGAAACCAGGACGAAAAACTTCCGGTGGCCCAGCAGGTTTTTCTTGACTGCAGCAATTGCAACTTAGCAAAGCCAGGTGGACTCGCCATTCGTTATGCAGCAGCGCTACCCGGCCCCGATTGAACAGGTCTGGGAAGCATTAACCAACGAAAACAGCATGTGGGCCTGGTATTTTCCCCAGCTGAAGCGGTTTGAGCCGGTGGTTAGCTTTGCCTTCGAGTTTGCGGCGGACGGAGAAAAGCAGGTCCCGACCGGGCTGTACTTCAGCTGGTCGTATAGGCTGCGCTTACGCAAACGGGCCGTCCCAAGGTGAACGTGCCCGGAGCGGGCGTGCTGCCCTGCGGCATAGTCTAGATTAAGCTGGGCTGGTAGCCAAGGTCAATATATTTATTGCCTAATATTGCGCCCGTCCACTAAGCTGACCATTTCATGCAACGAGTCGTGACGGTTCATTACTGGTCGGGTCTGCTCCTGACCAGCTTTATTCTGGTTCACCTCGTCAACCACGTAGCGGCCCTGGGCGGCGCCTCGGCGCACTTGGAACTGATGCAGGCACTGCGGGTAGTGTACCGACAGCCGGTGGTAGAAGCGGTGCTGCTGCTGGCCGTGGCGGGGCAGGGAATAACTGGAATCCGGCTGGCGGTCAAGTTGCGGCGCGTGGCGCATAGCCGGGCCGAGCGGCTACAGATTTATTCGGGACTGTACCTGGCTTTCTTTCTGCTGGTGCACACGGGTGCAGTACTTACCGGCCGGCTTTATATGGACCTGGATACCAACCTGTACTTCGGGGCGGCGGGCATCAACACCTTTCCATTTAGTCTGTTTTTCGTGCCGTACTACACCTTGGCCGTATGTGCGGTGTTTCTACACCTGGCGGCCGTGCACTACCGCAAAGGAGCCGCGGTGTTCGGCCCGCAGGCTGCCCGCTGGCAGGCGCTGATTCTGGCAGGCCTGGGTGGGCTGGTAGCATTGCTTATCCTTTATGGACTCACCAACGGCTGGCGCGGGCTGCCCATCCCGGCGGTGTATCTGAAATCACTAGGCCTGGGCTAAGCAGGGCCTGTTAGCTTCACTCTCAACTAAAGCTCGTGCTACGCTTGCAAGTCGGAGCTCAGCAGAGTAGAGCGCTACAGCTTCCGCGGGGCCACGCCTTCCTGGGTAATCTTCACCGGCTGAATGCGGCCCTGGGCGTCAAAATACATTCGGTCGATGCAGGTGACGCGGTGGTTCATGTCGGTTTCGCCCAGGGGCCGGCGGTGATACACGATGTACCACTCATCCTTGCCCGGCACCTGAATGACGGAGTGGTGGCCGGCCCCGGTAGCCACGGCCGGGTCCTGCTGCAGGATTTTGCCCACCCGTTGGAAGGGCCCGAGGGGCGAATCGGCCACGGCGTAGGCCACCGAGTAGTCGGGCCCGGCCCAGCCGCCCTCACTCCACATGAAGTAGTACTTGCCCCCGCGCCGGAACATGATAGGGCCCTCCACATAGTTCTGGGGGTAATTTCCTTGAAAGTCTGCCCGTCGGGGAAGGGCAGGAAGCCGGTGAAATCAGGCTTGAGCCGGGCAATATTGCAGTGCGACCAGCCTCCGTAAATCAGGTAGTACTGCCCGTCCTGGTCCTGAAACACGAACTGGTCGATAGGCTGGGCTCCGTTGTGAATGTTGCCAATCAGCGGCTTGCCCAGGTAATCTTTGAAAGGACCCTCGGGCCGGTCGGCCACGGCCACCCCGATGCCGCCTACTTCGCCCTCGTGCACATCGTTGGCCCCGAAAAACAGGAAATATTGCTTGCCCTTCTGCACCACGGCCGGGGCCCACATGGCCCGCCGCGCCCACCGAATGCTAACGGTGTCGATAATGCGCGGGTGCTTGGTCCAGTGCACCAGGTCGGGCGAGGAAAAGGCGTCCATAAACACCTGCTTGTCAAACGGGGCAGAGTAGGTGGGGTACACCCAGTACTGCTTGCCGAAAATAACGGCCTCCGGGTCGGCGTACCAGCCGGGGAAAACCGGGTTGCCGGCCGCCGCGGCGGCTACTTTCGGCCGGGCCGGGGTTTGGGAAAAGGCCGTCCGCGTCAGAAACAAAGTGGCCAGAACACTCAGCAACAAAAGCTTTTTCATGCCCGCATAATACAAGTAAATTTTTACTGGTATTAGCTTCTGCGCAGCAAGGCCCCGCGGCCGGTAGCGTATAGCATAGCTACAGCCAGCCGCGGGGGCCTGCCCGCCTTTGCCGCGCCATCAGCCAGAGTAGCTGCTTAAGCCACCCGGCCCGAGTCGGGCCGCGGGCCGGCGGCCTTGCGAAACAGGAAGGCCGAAGCCAGCCACATTCCCACGAAAAGCAGATTCCCGACAAATCCCCGGGTTACATCGGGGGTGAACTCAGGCTGCCAGAACAGCAGCGCCGCCAGCGGAGCCAGGAATTGCGTTAGAGCCGCCGCCAGCATCGTACGGGCCAGGGCCTGTGGCCGCAGCCGGGCCAGAAATGCGCCTACAAAAGCTGTCAGGTATACCGCACCAAACATCAGGTTCGCCGGATTCGGCCCGCTCCCAATGATGCCAACGGCCAGATTGGCCCATAGGGAAAGAAAGCCCGCGGCCAGTGCTACACCCACGGCGAGGCGGTAGGTCAGGCTGCCCGCCCGACTCGCCAGCAGTTGGTAGGCCAGGCCCGTGCCGAAGATCAGGCCGCCGGCCACAACGAAGTCCGACAGAGTCCAGTTTACTTCCGCGGTAAACTGCATGGCCACCAGGGGCACCGAAAGCAGGCAGGTGGTTATCAGCGCCGGGCGGACGAGATGTTGAAAAGGCAGAGTCATGACAGGAAAAG belongs to Hymenobacter cellulosilyticus and includes:
- a CDS encoding NADPH-dependent F420 reductase, yielding MNIGIIGAGQIGSALAVRLTSLGHTVYIANSRGTETLTDLAQKTGATAVTAQEAAQRGTDLIVVTIPLENIPKLPKDLLANVPAEVPVIDTSNYYPMLRDGHIPELETGDLTESGWVQQHLGRPLVKVFNNIFAAHLENNGKPAGTPGRIALPVASDDAAAKQKVMALVEELGFDALDGGTMRESWRQQPGGPIYCNDLPADQVEHHLASLGTERTEAQHAEFLANHNAAEKHMEAQGIKLK
- a CDS encoding zinc-dependent alcohol dehydrogenase, yielding MKALCWVGTNKLSVERIPDPEILNPHDAIIRVGLSSVCGSDLHLLDGYVPTMREGDVIGHEFMGEVVAVGPALKKMKRGDRVVVASVVACGGCWFCDTGQYSLCDNGNAHAAVAEKALGYPGAGIFGYSHAFGGYSGSHAQYIRVPFAENGCFIIPDGVRDESALFCSDAFPTGFMAADMCGIEPGDIVAVWGAGGVGQMAMHSAYLLGASRVIAIDRFPERLAMARTYARAETLNYEEVDILEALKEMTGGRGPDRCIDAVGMEAHSPGAEHYYDLVKQQLKIETDRPAVLRQAIMACRKGGTLSIVGVYGGLIDKFPMGAAMNKGLTFRMGQMHAQKYIPRLLDYVQAGAVDPAYLLTHRWPLERGPEGYDMFKHKTDNCVRVAFQP
- a CDS encoding YgaP-like transmembrane domain, which translates into the protein MAAKKRSSRAYAESAGYRPRTPATGTSHVNVGPTERVLSALAGAVLAYAGTRSKSKASGVGLAALGTSLALRGATGYCPLNSVFGRDSATKQPAPIEIKETFTVYHDIDQVYGYWRRFENLPTFMEHIESIEELDERHSHWVARIPGGLGTVAWDSEIIRDEPNRLIAYQSLPGSQVDQSGEVRFRQAEGNKGTELQVVMHYRAPLGTLGQGVAKLLNPALAEFIRSDIRRFKMMLETGEVPTIEGQSSGRGHDKG
- a CDS encoding NADPH-dependent F420 reductase, producing MQTTPTMNIGIIGAGHIGSALTVRLTGLGHTVYVANSRGPETLQDLAQKTGATAVTAEEAVQRGTDLIVVTIPLKNIPDLPQGLLAGVPAEVPVIDTSNYYPMLRDGQIPELETGSLTESEWVQQHLGRSVVKVFNNIYAHHIEQKGQPAGTPGRIALPVASDDAAAKQKVMALVEELGFDAVDAGTLHESWRQQPGTPAYGADLPADKLRENLQSLGTERTEAQHEEFKANHAQQEQAMAAQGIKLK
- a CDS encoding GNAT family N-acetyltransferase; the protein is MKPEFQDLPLVDNSGSHRFELTVNYSTAFMEYGDREEALALFHTEVPAQLEGQGVGSALVEKVLAEVERRGQLLIPLCPFVTSYLKRHPEWQRLVAPGYQRWFQPAAQ